From a single Streptomyces liliifuscus genomic region:
- a CDS encoding ABC transporter ATP-binding protein, with protein MLIRLLRTYLTPYKKPIALLVLLQFLQTCATLYLPTLNADIIDNGVVEGDTGYILSFGALMIGISLAQVVCNIGAVYYGARTASAVGRDIRAGIFDRVQSFSAREVGHFGAPSLITRTTNDVQQVQMLTLMTFTLLVSAPIMCVGGIVLALGLDVPLSGVLLAVVPVLGISVSLIVRRLRPLFRTMQVRLDTVNRVLREQITGNRVIRAFVRDTYEEERFRKANADLTEVSLGTGRMLALMFPIVMTVVNVSSVAVVWFGAHRIDSGGMQIGALTAFLAYLMQIVMSVMMATFMFMMVPRAEVCAERIQEVLDTSSSVVPPKAPVLELRRHGHLEIRGAGFRYPGAEEPVLRTIDLVALPGETTAVIGSTGSGKSTLLGLVPRLFDATDGQVLVDGVDVRTVEPRLLARTVGLVPQKPYLFAGTVATNLRYGNPDATDEELWHALEVAQAKGFVEGLENGLDAAIAQGGTNVSGGQRQRLAIARTLVQRPEIYLFDDSFSALDYATDAALRRALAQETAEATVVIVAQRVSTIRDADRIVVLDEGRVVGAGRHHELMAENETYREIVLSQLTEAEAA; from the coding sequence GTGCTCATACGACTCCTGCGTACCTATCTCACGCCCTACAAGAAACCCATCGCCCTGCTCGTACTGCTGCAGTTCCTGCAGACCTGCGCCACGCTCTACCTGCCCACGCTGAACGCGGACATCATCGACAACGGTGTCGTCGAGGGCGACACGGGCTACATCCTGTCCTTCGGCGCCCTGATGATCGGCATCTCGCTGGCCCAGGTCGTCTGCAACATCGGGGCCGTCTACTACGGCGCCCGTACGGCCTCCGCGGTCGGGCGGGACATCCGAGCCGGCATCTTCGACCGGGTGCAGTCGTTCTCCGCGCGTGAGGTCGGTCACTTCGGGGCGCCGTCGCTGATCACCCGCACGACGAACGACGTGCAGCAGGTGCAGATGCTCACGCTGATGACGTTCACGCTGCTGGTGTCGGCGCCGATCATGTGCGTGGGCGGCATCGTCCTGGCGCTCGGTCTCGACGTACCGCTGTCCGGGGTGCTGCTCGCCGTGGTGCCGGTGCTCGGGATCTCGGTGAGCCTCATCGTGCGCCGCCTTCGGCCGCTGTTCCGCACGATGCAGGTGCGGCTCGACACGGTGAACCGGGTGCTGCGCGAGCAGATCACCGGCAACCGCGTCATCCGTGCCTTCGTGCGCGACACGTACGAGGAGGAGCGCTTCCGGAAGGCGAACGCCGACCTCACCGAGGTGTCGCTGGGCACCGGGCGGATGCTGGCGCTGATGTTCCCCATCGTCATGACGGTGGTGAACGTGTCGTCGGTCGCGGTGGTGTGGTTCGGCGCCCACCGGATCGACAGCGGCGGGATGCAGATCGGCGCGCTGACCGCTTTCCTCGCCTACCTGATGCAGATCGTCATGTCCGTGATGATGGCCACCTTCATGTTCATGATGGTGCCGCGCGCGGAGGTGTGCGCCGAGCGCATCCAGGAGGTCCTGGACACCTCCAGCAGCGTGGTTCCGCCGAAGGCGCCGGTCCTGGAGCTGCGGCGGCACGGCCATCTGGAGATCCGGGGCGCCGGGTTCCGCTACCCGGGTGCCGAGGAGCCGGTGCTGAGGACCATCGACCTGGTGGCCCTGCCGGGTGAGACCACCGCCGTGATCGGCTCGACCGGCAGCGGCAAGTCCACGCTGCTGGGCCTGGTCCCCCGGCTGTTCGACGCCACCGACGGCCAGGTGCTGGTGGACGGCGTCGACGTACGCACGGTCGAGCCGCGGCTGCTCGCGCGCACGGTGGGTCTCGTACCGCAGAAGCCGTACCTCTTCGCGGGCACGGTCGCGACCAATCTCCGGTACGGGAATCCGGACGCGACCGACGAGGAGCTGTGGCACGCGCTGGAGGTGGCGCAGGCCAAGGGGTTCGTGGAGGGCCTGGAGAACGGTCTCGACGCGGCGATCGCGCAGGGCGGGACGAATGTGTCGGGCGGTCAGCGGCAGCGGCTCGCCATCGCCCGCACCCTTGTGCAGCGCCCCGAGATCTACCTCTTCGACGACTCCTTCTCGGCGCTCGACTACGCGACGGACGCGGCGTTGCGCAGGGCGCTCGCGCAGGAGACGGCCGAGGCGACGGTCGTGATCGTCGCCCAGCGGGTGTCGACCATCAGGGACGCGGACCGGATCGTGGTCCTCGACGAGGGCCGGGTCGTCGGCGCGGGCCGCCACCACGAGCTGATGGCGGAGAACGAGACATACCGGGAGATCGTGCTCTCCCAGCTGACGGAAGCGGAGGCAGCCTGA
- a CDS encoding FGGY family carbohydrate kinase has product MGIVAGLDSSPDFTRIVVCDADSGAVLRQGYAPHPMDGMSEGSRPSDVDPQAWLLSLGEAAGGGLLEGVQAIGVSAQQNGLVPVDTQGNTVRPAMVGGDKRAQVAAADLVDALGGREAWAQAVGCVPQAAQPVTKLRWLAKTEPEAALRTSVLLQAHDWLVWQLLGRPARRTTDRGGASGTGYWSAATGAYRPDLVELALGHQALLPDVLGPWEAAGTTPEGLLISAGTGETMAAAFGLGIGLGDAVVSLGASGSVMAVHHEALVDSSGMITSLADATGMHLPVVTTLNAVRALRGAAELLGVPDLEALSDLAMKSTPGSHGLVLLPYLEGERTPNLPHTAGTLAGLRRESMKPEHLARAAFEGMLCGLADALDVLRKRGVEVRRIFLLGQAAELSAVQACAPALLGTQIVVPQPADYAAIGAARQAAWALGTSQGTIQPGLPPVWQGAAAQILEPGEELAVGQAVRQQYVSVRDQTHPGAFRP; this is encoded by the coding sequence ATGGGGATAGTCGCCGGGCTGGACAGTTCGCCCGATTTCACTCGCATCGTCGTCTGCGACGCGGACAGCGGAGCCGTGCTCAGGCAGGGGTATGCCCCGCATCCGATGGACGGCATGTCCGAGGGCAGCCGGCCCTCGGACGTCGACCCGCAGGCCTGGCTGCTGTCCCTGGGCGAGGCCGCGGGCGGCGGGCTCCTCGAAGGCGTCCAGGCCATCGGAGTGTCCGCGCAGCAGAACGGGCTCGTGCCGGTGGACACCCAGGGCAACACGGTGCGTCCCGCGATGGTCGGCGGTGACAAGCGGGCGCAGGTCGCGGCCGCCGACCTGGTCGACGCCCTCGGCGGACGCGAGGCCTGGGCACAGGCGGTGGGCTGCGTGCCGCAGGCGGCGCAGCCGGTGACGAAGCTGCGCTGGCTGGCGAAGACCGAACCCGAGGCTGCGCTGCGCACCAGCGTGCTGCTCCAGGCGCACGACTGGCTGGTGTGGCAGCTGCTGGGCCGCCCGGCCCGCCGGACCACCGACCGGGGCGGGGCCTCCGGGACCGGGTACTGGTCGGCGGCGACCGGTGCGTACCGGCCCGATCTCGTGGAGCTGGCGCTCGGGCACCAGGCGCTGCTGCCCGATGTGCTCGGGCCCTGGGAGGCCGCGGGGACGACACCCGAGGGGCTGCTGATCTCGGCGGGGACGGGCGAGACGATGGCCGCGGCGTTCGGCCTGGGCATCGGGCTCGGGGACGCGGTGGTGTCGCTCGGCGCCTCCGGTTCCGTGATGGCCGTGCACCACGAGGCGCTCGTCGACTCCTCCGGAATGATCACCTCCCTCGCGGACGCGACCGGGATGCACCTGCCGGTCGTCACCACGCTCAATGCCGTACGGGCCCTGCGCGGGGCCGCCGAACTGCTCGGCGTGCCGGACCTGGAGGCCCTGTCGGACCTGGCGATGAAGTCCACCCCGGGCTCCCACGGGCTTGTGCTGCTGCCCTATCTGGAGGGTGAGCGGACGCCCAACCTGCCGCACACGGCGGGGACGCTGGCCGGGCTGCGGCGGGAGTCGATGAAGCCCGAGCATCTGGCGCGGGCCGCCTTCGAGGGCATGCTGTGCGGGCTCGCGGACGCGCTGGACGTGTTGCGCAAGCGGGGCGTGGAGGTGCGGCGGATCTTCCTCCTCGGCCAGGCCGCCGAGCTGAGCGCGGTGCAGGCCTGCGCTCCCGCGCTGCTCGGTACGCAGATCGTGGTGCCGCAGCCCGCGGACTACGCGGCGATCGGCGCGGCCCGGCAGGCGGCCTGGGCGCTCGGCACCTCGCAGGGCACGATCCAGCCGGGCCTGCCGCCCGTCTGGCAGGGCGCGGCCGCGCAGATCCTGGAGCCCGGCGAGGAGCTGGCGGTGGGCCAGGCCGTGCGGCAGCAGTACGTGTCGGTGCGGGACCAGACCCACCCGGGCGCCTTCCGGCCCTGA
- a CDS encoding YtxH domain-containing protein encodes MRYRLTFVAGLALGYVLGTRAGRERYEQLRKTAQQVAQNPAVRNTAESAAQQGREFAGKAYHVVSEKVGDRVPDSVADRVRHLRERNTNGTRTDDDWGTSNT; translated from the coding sequence ATGCGCTACCGGCTCACGTTCGTCGCCGGACTGGCCCTGGGATACGTGCTCGGCACGCGTGCCGGGCGCGAGCGCTACGAGCAGCTGAGGAAGACCGCACAGCAGGTCGCTCAGAACCCGGCGGTGCGCAACACCGCCGAGTCCGCGGCCCAGCAGGGACGCGAGTTCGCCGGGAAGGCGTACCACGTGGTGAGCGAGAAGGTCGGTGACCGGGTCCCCGACTCGGTGGCCGACAGGGTCCGCCACCTGCGCGAGCGCAACACGAACGGCACGCGAACCGATGACGACTGGGGCACCAGCAACACGTAA